The following coding sequences lie in one Pseudomonas syringae CC1557 genomic window:
- the tnpB gene encoding IS66 family insertion sequence element accessory protein TnpB (TnpB, as the term is used for proteins encoded by IS66 family insertion elements, is considered an accessory protein, since TnpC, encoded by a neighboring gene, is a DDE family transposase.), which produces MMRPDAKVEKVYLYPKPVDFRKSIDGLAALVELDIKVAVFDPVLFVFLNKPRNRVKILYWERNGFCLWLKRLESERFKTSPDATDEAIVLTVQELNWMLDGFDLWRNRPHQVLTPRFVA; this is translated from the coding sequence ATGATGCGACCCGATGCCAAAGTCGAAAAAGTGTATCTGTACCCCAAGCCTGTGGACTTCCGAAAGTCTATCGACGGTCTGGCGGCATTGGTCGAACTGGACATCAAGGTCGCCGTCTTTGATCCAGTACTTTTCGTCTTCCTCAACAAGCCACGCAACCGCGTGAAGATCTTGTACTGGGAGCGCAATGGCTTTTGCCTTTGGCTCAAGCGTCTGGAGTCCGAACGATTCAAAACATCGCCAGACGCCACCGACGAAGCGATTGTCCTGACGGTTCAGGAACTCAACTGGATGCTCGATGGCTTTGACCTCTGGCGCAACCGTCCTCATCAAGTTTTGACGCCGCGATTCGTAGCCTGA
- a CDS encoding Hcp family type VI secretion system effector, translating into MAFDAFIQIADIPGEALDEKYSKWIEITGYNFGVSQSTSATASSSGGASSGRTTMTNFTFTKYLDSASCKLMEASCAGQHLKEVKLVLCRAGTDKLKYYEVVLEEVIIADYTQSASSGIPIEIVQLNYGRIKTTYTLQKRVDGTAGGNVAGGWDRINNKKYS; encoded by the coding sequence ATGGCTTTCGACGCTTTTATTCAGATAGCAGATATCCCCGGCGAGGCGCTAGACGAGAAGTACAGCAAATGGATTGAAATCACTGGTTATAACTTCGGCGTCAGCCAAAGCACCTCCGCTACCGCCAGTTCCTCGGGCGGTGCTTCATCCGGTCGCACCACCATGACCAACTTCACCTTTACCAAATACCTCGACAGTGCCAGCTGCAAGCTCATGGAAGCCAGTTGCGCAGGCCAGCACCTCAAGGAAGTGAAGCTGGTGCTGTGTCGCGCAGGCACCGACAAACTCAAATACTACGAAGTGGTGCTCGAAGAAGTCATCATCGCCGACTACACACAGAGTGCGAGTTCCGGCATACCCATCGAAATCGTTCAGCTCAACTACGGCCGGATAAAAACCACCTACACCTTGCAAAAACGTGTCGACGGCACGGCCGGCGGTAACGTGGCTGGCGGATGGGACCGGATCAATAATAAAAAGTACTCGTGA
- the glpT gene encoding glycerol-3-phosphate transporter, protein MFGFFRPARHQTPLPEEKIDNTYRRLRWQIFAGIFIGYAGYYLLRKNFSLAMPYLIDEGYTRGQLGVAMSAIAIAYGLSKFLMGIVSDRSNPRYFLPFGLLVSAGIMFVFGFAHWATSSVTIMFVLLFINGWAQGMGWPPSGRTMVHWWSQKERGGVVSVWNVAHNVGGGLIGPLFLLGMGWTNDWHAAFYVPAAVALLVAVFAFVMMRDTPQSVGLPPIEHYKNDYPEGYDASHEEEFSAREIFVKYVLRNKFLWYIAMANVFVYLLRYGVLDWAPTYLKEAKHFSVDKTSWAYFLYEWAGIPGTLLCGWMSDKIFKGNRGLTGMVFMFLVTIATLVYWLNPEGNPTVDMIALVSIGFLIYGPVMLIGLQALELAPKKAAGTAAGFTGLFGYLGGSVAASAAMGYTVDHFGWDGGFVLLIGACILAMAFLAPTLRHKQVASTSRDSKH, encoded by the coding sequence ATGTTTGGTTTTTTCCGCCCCGCCAGGCACCAGACACCCCTTCCCGAAGAAAAAATCGACAACACCTATCGCCGTCTGCGTTGGCAGATCTTCGCCGGTATCTTTATCGGTTATGCCGGTTACTACCTGCTGCGCAAGAATTTCTCGCTGGCAATGCCGTACCTGATCGACGAGGGGTACACGCGTGGCCAGCTCGGCGTGGCGATGTCGGCCATCGCAATTGCCTATGGTTTGTCGAAATTCCTCATGGGCATCGTTTCGGACCGCTCCAACCCGCGTTATTTTCTGCCGTTCGGCCTGCTGGTCTCTGCGGGGATCATGTTTGTCTTCGGTTTTGCGCACTGGGCGACCTCCAGCGTCACGATCATGTTTGTGCTGCTGTTCATCAACGGCTGGGCGCAGGGCATGGGCTGGCCACCGAGCGGGCGGACGATGGTCCACTGGTGGTCGCAGAAAGAGCGCGGCGGTGTGGTGTCGGTGTGGAATGTGGCGCACAACGTCGGCGGCGGCCTGATCGGTCCGCTGTTTCTGCTCGGCATGGGCTGGACCAACGACTGGCATGCGGCGTTCTACGTACCGGCTGCAGTGGCGCTGCTGGTGGCGGTATTTGCGTTTGTCATGATGCGCGACACGCCGCAATCCGTGGGCCTGCCGCCTATCGAGCATTACAAGAACGATTACCCGGAAGGCTACGACGCGAGTCACGAAGAAGAATTCAGCGCCAGGGAAATCTTCGTCAAGTATGTGCTGCGCAACAAGTTTCTCTGGTACATCGCCATGGCCAATGTGTTCGTTTACCTACTGCGCTACGGCGTGCTGGACTGGGCACCCACTTATCTGAAAGAGGCCAAGCACTTTTCGGTTGATAAGACCTCGTGGGCTTACTTTCTGTACGAGTGGGCGGGCATTCCGGGCACGCTGCTGTGCGGCTGGATGTCGGACAAGATATTCAAGGGCAATCGCGGCCTGACCGGCATGGTGTTCATGTTTCTGGTGACCATCGCCACGCTGGTGTACTGGCTGAATCCTGAAGGCAACCCGACCGTCGACATGATCGCGCTGGTCTCCATCGGCTTCCTGATCTACGGCCCGGTAATGCTGATCGGCTTGCAGGCGCTGGAACTCGCGCCGAAGAAAGCTGCGGGTACGGCAGCAGGTTTCACCGGTCTGTTCGGTTATCTGGGCGGTTCGGTCGCAGCCAGTGCGGCGATGGGCTACACGGTTGACCACTTCGGCTGGGATGGCGGATTTGTGCTACTGATCGGTGCGTGCATTCTGGCGATGGCGTTTCTGGCGCCGACACTGCGCCACAAACAGGTCGCCAGCACGTCTCGCGACAGCAAGCACTAA